The following coding sequences lie in one Vibrio casei genomic window:
- the potC gene encoding spermidine/putrescine ABC transporter permease PotC yields the protein MKKPIGANIAKSSFMSLVYLFLYLPIIVLIVNSFNASKFGIKWDGFTTKWYSALFNNDSLIQAAGHSITIAILSSTAATVIGSLTAVALFRYKFKVKPAVNGLLFVVMMSPDIVMAISLLALFLVVGFQLGLITLLISHITFCLPFVVVTVYSRLKGFDVKMLEAAKDLGASEWTILKRIIFPLAKPAIAAGWLLSFTLSLDDVIISSFVTGPSYEILPLKIYSMVKVGISPEVNALATVMLVVSLMLVILSLLLARDRIK from the coding sequence ATGAAGAAACCTATTGGTGCGAACATTGCCAAATCTAGCTTCATGAGTTTGGTATATTTATTTCTATATTTACCCATTATTGTCTTAATTGTGAACTCCTTTAATGCTAGTAAATTTGGTATTAAATGGGATGGTTTTACGACAAAGTGGTATTCAGCATTATTTAATAATGACAGCCTTATTCAAGCGGCCGGTCATTCGATTACTATTGCCATTTTATCTTCAACTGCGGCAACTGTTATCGGTAGCTTAACTGCCGTTGCTTTATTTCGTTATAAATTTAAAGTAAAACCTGCTGTTAATGGTTTATTGTTTGTAGTCATGATGTCGCCAGATATTGTTATGGCTATTTCACTATTAGCTTTGTTTTTGGTAGTTGGATTTCAGTTAGGTTTGATTACCCTATTGATTTCACACATTACATTTTGTTTACCTTTCGTCGTCGTCACAGTTTATAGCCGATTAAAAGGATTTGATGTCAAAATGTTAGAGGCGGCGAAAGACTTGGGGGCAAGCGAATGGACGATTCTTAAAAGAATCATATTTCCTTTAGCAAAACCTGCCATAGCTGCAGGTTGGTTACTCAGCTTTACCCTATCCCTTGATGATGTGATTATTAGCTCATTTGTGACCGGGCCAAGTTATGAGATCCTACCTTTGAAAATTTACTCTATGGTTAAAGTGGGTATATCACCAGAGGTGAATGCTTTGGCAACAGTAATGTTAGTTGTATCATTGATGCTAGTTATTCTTTCACTGCTACTCGCTAGAGACCGAATTAAGTAA
- the ttcA gene encoding tRNA 2-thiocytidine(32) synthetase TtcA: MNVNQSTITESKQQAHKKAEQYNFNKLQKRIRRNTGQAIADFNMIEDGDRIMVCLSGGKDSFTMLEILMSLKKSAPVNFELIAVNLDQKQPGFPEHILPTYLESLGVEYKIVEEDTYSIVLDKIPEGKTTCSLCSRLRRGILYRTAKEIGATKIALGHHRDDILETLFLNMFHGGKMKAMPPKLVSDNGEHVVIRPLAYCREKDIIKFSAMREYPIIPCNLCGSQPNLQRQNIKQMLNDWDKRFPGRIETMFKAVQNVVPSHLADYNLFDFKSIDRSSGVINGGDIGFDKEEMPTPLPSEGAMEFDPNLQLDVTNL; encoded by the coding sequence ATGAATGTGAATCAAAGCACCATTACCGAATCCAAGCAACAAGCACACAAGAAAGCTGAACAATATAATTTTAACAAACTTCAAAAGCGGATTCGTCGTAATACTGGTCAAGCTATCGCTGATTTCAATATGATTGAAGATGGTGATCGTATCATGGTGTGTTTATCTGGTGGGAAAGATAGCTTTACTATGCTTGAAATTCTAATGAGCTTGAAAAAGAGTGCTCCTGTGAATTTTGAATTGATAGCGGTAAATTTGGATCAAAAACAACCAGGTTTTCCTGAACATATTCTCCCTACTTACCTTGAGTCTTTAGGTGTTGAATACAAAATTGTAGAAGAAGATACCTATTCAATTGTTTTGGATAAAATACCGGAAGGTAAAACAACATGTTCATTATGTTCTCGTTTACGCCGTGGTATTTTGTATCGTACTGCAAAAGAAATTGGGGCAACAAAGATAGCGCTTGGGCATCATCGTGATGATATTTTAGAAACATTATTCTTAAATATGTTCCATGGTGGAAAAATGAAAGCAATGCCACCAAAACTGGTTTCAGATAATGGTGAGCATGTTGTTATACGCCCATTAGCGTATTGTCGAGAGAAAGACATAATTAAATTTTCGGCGATGCGTGAGTACCCTATCATTCCATGTAATCTATGTGGATCGCAGCCTAATCTACAGCGTCAAAATATTAAACAAATGCTCAACGACTGGGATAAGCGTTTTCCTGGGCGTATTGAAACCATGTTCAAAGCGGTTCAAAACGTGGTGCCAAGCCATTTGGCTGATTATAACCTGTTTGATTTCAAATCAATTGATCGTAGTTCTGGCGTGATTAATGGTGGTGATATTGGGTTTGACAAAGAAGAGATGCCAACACCGCTACCTTCAGAGGGTGCAATGGAGTTTGATCCTAACTTACAATTAGATGTGACTAATCTATAA
- a CDS encoding DUF2189 domain-containing protein, giving the protein MNDNLEKEFNVGGNIESALSGQYELKANNILKEAWQLTIKNFLSFSPTIVLLIVLQITIFVVALKMQLGDPSVIFKIFEESAESAQVQNIIESVLIANFSYEVISAPLFAGVCLMAMSHATGFKTQIRHILKGFQFTIPIMLMTLMALMLQGIAGMVLPFLSLYLSMAFSNAVLLICEKRITPMRSLLLSLRGVNKKILTITAVYALVLLMFFAAALFYGIGLIFVLPFYFHIKGIIYRDMFGIRLKVTHSGGNSLNSKKTQSQVFDA; this is encoded by the coding sequence ATGAATGACAATTTAGAAAAAGAATTTAATGTTGGTGGCAACATTGAATCGGCGTTATCTGGCCAATATGAACTAAAGGCTAACAACATCCTTAAAGAAGCGTGGCAATTGACGATCAAAAACTTTTTGTCATTCTCACCAACAATCGTCTTACTTATCGTTTTACAAATTACTATTTTTGTTGTCGCGTTAAAAATGCAATTAGGCGATCCAAGTGTGATTTTTAAAATATTTGAAGAATCGGCTGAATCAGCACAAGTCCAAAATATTATTGAATCAGTTTTGATCGCGAACTTTAGCTATGAAGTGATTAGCGCGCCATTGTTTGCTGGCGTTTGTTTAATGGCGATGAGCCATGCCACAGGATTCAAAACTCAAATTCGTCATATATTGAAAGGCTTTCAATTTACAATTCCTATCATGTTAATGACTTTAATGGCATTAATGCTTCAAGGTATTGCAGGAATGGTGTTACCTTTCTTATCATTATATCTATCGATGGCATTCAGTAATGCCGTTCTATTAATTTGTGAAAAGCGTATCACTCCAATGCGTTCATTGCTTTTATCACTACGTGGGGTAAATAAAAAAATACTAACTATTACAGCCGTTTATGCATTAGTTTTACTGATGTTTTTTGCCGCTGCTTTGTTTTATGGTATTGGCCTCATTTTCGTTTTACCATTTTACTTTCATATCAAAGGCATTATTTATCGAGATATGTTTGGTATTCGATTAAAAGTAACCCATTCAGGTGGTAACTCACTGAATAGTAAAAAAACTCAGTCTCAGGTATTTGACGCATGA
- a CDS encoding extracellular solute-binding protein: protein MKTWSKFLVGATLATSLTASYVQANDKELYFYNWSEYIPSEVLQDFTKETGIKVIYSTYESNESMYAKLKTQGKGYDLVVPSTYFISKMRKEGMLREIDKSKLSHFADLDPNYLNKPFDPNNNYSIPYVWGATGIGINTDMLDRSSIDKWDDLWDPKWVGQLMMMDDPREVFQIALTKLGYSGNTQDPTQIKEAYEELKKLMPNVLVFNSDFPANPYLAGETSLGMLWNGSAYAARKEGAPIHIIWPEKGTIFWMDSLAIPSGAKNVDAAYKMIDFLLRPENAAKIAVEIGYPTPVKTAYPLLPKDFSNDDNVFPPQKILDSGEWQDDVGEANVLYDEYFQKLKVNM from the coding sequence ATGAAAACATGGTCTAAGTTCCTTGTAGGAGCAACGCTTGCCACCTCTTTAACAGCAAGTTATGTTCAAGCTAACGACAAAGAACTCTATTTCTATAATTGGTCTGAGTATATTCCAAGTGAAGTACTTCAAGATTTTACAAAAGAAACGGGAATCAAAGTTATTTATTCAACTTATGAATCCAATGAATCCATGTATGCCAAGCTGAAAACCCAAGGTAAAGGTTATGATCTTGTTGTGCCTTCAACATATTTCATTTCAAAAATGCGTAAAGAAGGCATGCTAAGGGAAATAGATAAATCAAAGTTATCTCACTTTGCTGATTTGGATCCAAATTATTTAAACAAACCATTTGATCCAAATAATAATTACTCTATTCCTTATGTTTGGGGGGCAACGGGAATCGGTATCAACACCGATATGTTAGACAGATCTAGCATCGATAAATGGGATGATTTATGGGATCCTAAATGGGTTGGACAGTTAATGATGATGGACGACCCTCGAGAGGTATTCCAAATTGCCTTAACTAAATTAGGTTACTCTGGAAATACACAAGATCCTACGCAAATCAAAGAAGCCTATGAAGAACTAAAAAAATTAATGCCTAACGTATTAGTTTTTAATTCAGACTTTCCAGCTAATCCATACTTAGCCGGTGAAACCTCTTTGGGTATGCTATGGAATGGCTCGGCTTATGCTGCTCGTAAAGAAGGCGCTCCTATTCATATTATTTGGCCAGAAAAAGGTACTATATTTTGGATGGATAGCTTAGCGATCCCTTCGGGGGCTAAAAATGTGGATGCCGCTTATAAGATGATTGATTTCTTATTGCGCCCAGAAAACGCAGCTAAAATAGCTGTAGAAATTGGCTACCCTACACCAGTGAAAACCGCATATCCATTATTACCAAAAGATTTTTCTAACGATGACAACGTGTTCCCACCACAGAAAATATTGGACTCAGGTGAGTGGCAAGATGATGTTGGTGAAGCAAATGTTCTTTATGACGAATACTTTCAAAAGCTAAAGGTCAACATGTAA
- the uspE gene encoding universal stress protein UspE: MNEYKNILVVADVNNVEQSALARAFQIVRDLPDPASITFFLSIYDFSYDMTSMLSSDERDAMRKGVIHQREAWMREVAEPYLKSDIELNIKVVWHHRPYEAIIAEVFSGEHDILIKATRKHDVLESVFFTPTDWHLLRKCPCPVLLVKNHDWPVNGNIIASVHVGSENTTHTALNESMVKQGLNFSNQLNAELFLVNSYPVTPANVTVELPEFDPTSYTDAVRGFHLTAMKALRQKYGIDEEHTRVNEGLPEDIIPKASKELDAGLVILGTTGRTGLSAVFIGNTAEHVIDKINCDVLALKPAGFISPLDPN; this comes from the coding sequence ATGAACGAATATAAAAATATTTTAGTCGTTGCAGATGTTAATAATGTTGAGCAATCGGCACTGGCTCGTGCCTTTCAAATTGTTCGAGATCTCCCCGATCCAGCATCAATTACTTTTTTCTTGTCTATTTATGATTTTTCATACGATATGACATCAATGCTTTCTTCTGATGAGCGCGATGCGATGCGTAAAGGTGTAATTCATCAGCGTGAAGCATGGATGCGTGAAGTGGCAGAGCCCTATCTAAAAAGTGACATTGAATTAAATATAAAAGTCGTGTGGCACCATAGACCATACGAAGCCATTATCGCAGAAGTATTTTCCGGTGAGCATGATATTTTGATTAAAGCCACTCGAAAACACGATGTATTAGAATCGGTATTCTTTACGCCAACAGATTGGCATTTATTACGTAAGTGCCCTTGCCCTGTATTGCTCGTTAAAAATCACGATTGGCCAGTAAATGGCAATATTATTGCGTCAGTACATGTTGGCTCTGAAAATACGACTCACACAGCACTGAATGAAAGTATGGTAAAGCAAGGTTTGAATTTTTCAAATCAACTGAATGCTGAACTATTTCTAGTTAATTCTTATCCAGTGACTCCGGCTAACGTAACGGTCGAATTACCTGAATTTGACCCTACGTCATATACCGATGCAGTAAGAGGTTTTCATTTAACGGCAATGAAGGCATTAAGACAAAAGTATGGTATCGATGAAGAACACACTCGTGTCAATGAAGGGTTACCGGAAGATATTATCCCGAAAGCCTCTAAAGAGCTTGACGCAGGCTTAGTGATTTTAGGCACAACAGGCAGAACCGGCCTTTCAGCGGTTTTTATTGGTAATACAGCAGAGCATGTAATTGATAAAATAAATTGTGATGTACTAGCATTGAAGCCAGCCGGTTTTATCAGCCCACTTGACCCAAACTAA
- a CDS encoding DUF2987 domain-containing protein — protein MIGSKINWWLFGLTACLLSGQVSAQQYRFNYSKLYTQMKNNLKEGHPDVKVAFFFQEQETSRICNIDKAWMEKDEHYEEFTIPDSQELVVPIDNNLRQVGPLVYVDTEKGKLCDFSMVVMTNKPLQGQVTYTQIKALLPQMSKMLDDLGGMFSSWFSPEVIGLTLEFRSIRNGSITVSNGASINIENGKGLIKLVDLKEGAVLDFPQTTFRVLPLLGK, from the coding sequence ATGATAGGTAGTAAGATCAATTGGTGGCTCTTTGGACTGACTGCATGTTTATTATCAGGGCAAGTTAGTGCGCAACAGTATCGATTTAATTATTCTAAACTTTATACTCAAATGAAAAACAACCTTAAAGAAGGACACCCAGATGTAAAGGTGGCATTTTTCTTTCAAGAACAAGAAACCTCTCGAATTTGCAATATTGATAAAGCTTGGATGGAAAAGGATGAACATTATGAAGAGTTTACTATTCCTGACAGCCAAGAGCTTGTCGTTCCTATTGACAACAATTTACGCCAAGTCGGACCTCTTGTTTATGTTGATACTGAGAAAGGTAAACTCTGCGATTTTTCAATGGTAGTGATGACGAATAAGCCATTACAAGGCCAAGTTACCTATACTCAAATTAAAGCACTTTTACCTCAAATGAGTAAAATGCTTGATGATCTGGGTGGCATGTTTTCAAGTTGGTTTTCACCAGAAGTTATCGGGCTGACCTTAGAATTTAGGTCTATTAGAAATGGTTCAATTACCGTTTCTAATGGGGCATCGATCAATATCGAAAATGGAAAGGGGTTGATCAAGCTGGTTGATTTAAAAGAAGGGGCGGTATTAGATTTCCCTCAAACTACGTTTAGAGTACTACCACTACTTGGAAAATAA
- the potA gene encoding spermidine/putrescine ABC transporter ATP-binding protein PotA, producing MDVEQSQGSTVIQLTGISKSFDGKTIIEHLDLSVKHGEFLTILGPSGCGKTTVLRMIAGFETVDSGCILLANNDVTKHPPEKRHVNTVFQSYALFPHMSVFENVAFGLRMQKVAQTEIDTRVYEVLKMVRLDTMAQRKPHQLSGGQQQRIAIARAVVNKPKVLLLDESLSALDYKLRKQMQLELKQLQRQLGITFIFVTHDQEEALSMSDRIIVMRDGVIEQDGSPREIYEEPSNLFVASFIGEINVFEAKVVHRQDSKTIVAEIEGIESTVHYKKPVESGQRLNVMLRPEDIRIEEIKESENFGIVGHVTERTYKGMTLDSVVELESGMRVMVSEFFNEDDPDVDHSIGQKVSITWVESWEVVLPYDNSVATITTTVNE from the coding sequence TTGGATGTTGAACAATCACAAGGCTCAACTGTCATTCAATTGACGGGTATAAGCAAAAGCTTCGATGGTAAGACTATCATCGAACATCTAGATTTAAGTGTAAAACATGGTGAATTTCTTACTATTCTTGGCCCTTCTGGCTGTGGTAAAACAACGGTCTTAAGAATGATAGCTGGGTTTGAAACTGTCGATTCCGGCTGTATTCTACTTGCTAATAATGACGTCACCAAACATCCCCCAGAGAAAAGACACGTCAATACAGTATTTCAAAGTTATGCACTCTTTCCTCATATGAGCGTATTTGAAAATGTTGCTTTTGGTTTACGAATGCAAAAAGTTGCACAGACTGAAATTGATACTAGAGTGTATGAAGTTTTAAAAATGGTTCGATTAGATACCATGGCGCAACGTAAGCCACATCAATTATCAGGCGGGCAACAACAACGTATTGCTATTGCACGCGCCGTTGTTAATAAGCCAAAGGTACTGTTACTTGATGAATCACTTTCTGCGCTGGATTACAAACTTAGAAAGCAAATGCAACTTGAGTTGAAACAACTGCAGCGCCAACTTGGTATTACCTTTATATTCGTAACTCATGATCAAGAAGAAGCATTGTCCATGTCCGATCGTATTATTGTAATGCGTGATGGGGTAATTGAACAAGATGGCTCACCTCGTGAAATTTATGAAGAACCAAGTAATTTATTTGTAGCCAGTTTTATCGGTGAAATTAACGTGTTTGAAGCTAAAGTCGTTCACCGACAAGATAGCAAGACTATTGTGGCCGAAATAGAAGGGATAGAATCAACGGTACACTACAAAAAACCGGTTGAAAGTGGCCAGCGTCTTAATGTGATGCTTCGCCCAGAAGATATTCGTATTGAAGAAATTAAAGAATCAGAAAATTTTGGCATTGTTGGTCATGTTACTGAACGAACCTATAAAGGCATGACGTTAGATTCCGTTGTCGAATTAGAATCAGGTATGCGAGTAATGGTCAGTGAATTTTTTAATGAAGATGACCCTGATGTGGATCATTCGATTGGTCAGAAAGTCTCTATCACTTGGGTCGAAAGCTGGGAGGTTGTACTGCCTTATGATAATAGCGTAGCCACAATAACTACAACAGTTAATGAGTAA
- a CDS encoding FNR family transcription factor, translated as MISDNAKIKRAQSGGCAIHCQDCSISQLCIPFTLNDSELDQLDEIIERKKPIQKGQEIFKAGDELKSLYAIRSGTIKSYTITEQGDEQITAFHLAGDLIGFDAINNSSHPSFAQALETSMVCEIPYETLDELSGKMPKLRQQIMRLMSNEIKGDQNMILLLSKKNAEERLAAFLFSLSTRFSQRGFSPREFRLTMTRGDIGNYLGLTVETISRLLGRFQKSEILSVKGKYITINDHDALQKLAGVVDD; from the coding sequence ATGATTTCAGATAATGCGAAAATAAAACGTGCCCAGTCTGGCGGATGTGCTATCCATTGCCAAGACTGTAGCATAAGTCAATTATGCATTCCTTTTACATTGAATGATTCTGAATTGGATCAACTTGATGAAATAATTGAACGTAAAAAACCTATTCAGAAAGGACAAGAAATATTTAAGGCTGGTGATGAACTTAAATCTTTGTATGCTATTCGTTCTGGAACAATAAAAAGCTACACCATCACAGAGCAAGGCGATGAACAAATTACCGCTTTCCATCTTGCTGGTGATTTAATTGGTTTCGATGCTATAAATAACAGTTCACACCCTAGTTTTGCCCAAGCTTTAGAGACCTCAATGGTTTGTGAGATTCCTTATGAAACCTTGGATGAGCTTTCTGGGAAAATGCCAAAACTTCGTCAGCAAATCATGCGTTTGATGAGCAATGAAATAAAAGGCGACCAAAACATGATTCTACTCCTTTCTAAAAAGAATGCCGAGGAACGTTTAGCCGCATTTTTATTCAGTCTTTCTACGCGCTTTTCTCAGCGAGGGTTTTCACCCAGAGAGTTTCGTTTAACGATGACTCGTGGGGATATCGGTAATTACTTAGGCCTTACAGTTGAAACCATTAGCCGTTTGCTTGGTCGTTTTCAAAAAAGTGAAATTTTGAGTGTGAAAGGAAAGTATATTACGATTAACGATCATGATGCTTTACAGAAACTTGCCGGTGTCGTAGACGACTAA
- the potB gene encoding spermidine/putrescine ABC transporter permease PotB, whose amino-acid sequence MKKFNLQSSIVLLIVFWLMLFVFIPNLMIIVTSFLTRDEANLIELTFTLSNYTRLLDPLYAKVMLHSLYMAIVATGLCLIIGYPFAYIVAKMPPKMRPIMLFLIIVPFWTNSLIRTYGLKIVLGTQGILNKSFMAIGLTDHPIRIMYSETAVMIGLVYILLPFMILPLYSALEKLDRSYIEAARDLGANKIQTLLKVTLPLTMPGIIGGCLLVLLPALGMFYVSDLLGGAKNLLIGNVIKSQVLNARDWPFGASTSIALTLVMALMIYAYYRAGKFMNKKAELD is encoded by the coding sequence ATGAAGAAGTTCAACCTGCAAAGTAGCATTGTACTCTTAATTGTATTTTGGTTAATGTTGTTTGTTTTCATTCCAAATTTGATGATCATTGTCACCAGTTTTCTCACCCGTGATGAAGCAAACCTGATTGAGTTGACATTCACATTAAGTAATTACACTCGATTACTCGACCCCCTGTATGCCAAAGTTATGCTTCATTCTCTTTATATGGCGATTGTTGCAACGGGTTTATGTTTAATTATAGGCTACCCTTTTGCTTATATTGTCGCAAAAATGCCACCTAAAATGCGCCCTATTATGCTGTTTTTAATCATTGTGCCTTTTTGGACAAATTCACTGATTCGGACATACGGTTTAAAAATTGTTTTAGGTACACAAGGCATATTAAATAAAAGCTTTATGGCAATTGGCCTTACTGATCACCCCATTCGTATTATGTATAGCGAAACTGCCGTGATGATTGGCTTAGTTTACATATTACTTCCATTCATGATTCTGCCTCTATATTCTGCTTTGGAAAAGTTGGATCGCTCATACATAGAAGCGGCACGAGATCTTGGTGCAAATAAAATTCAAACGCTACTAAAGGTCACTTTACCTTTAACAATGCCCGGAATTATTGGAGGTTGTTTACTAGTATTGCTTCCCGCTTTAGGGATGTTCTACGTGTCTGATTTATTAGGTGGTGCGAAAAATTTATTAATTGGTAACGTAATAAAGAGCCAAGTTTTGAATGCTCGGGATTGGCCATTTGGAGCCTCAACGAGCATTGCACTTACATTGGTAATGGCATTAATGATTTATGCTTATTATCGTGCAGGTAAGTTTATGAATAAGAAAGCGGAACTAGACTAA
- a CDS encoding glucosaminidase domain-containing protein, translating to MKKFIIVSVVLACWTFYYVQNHMVKEPQPEKKEMTQKVDAVDLNTKKEKFFAALWPGMQKENKRVESERTQLLEMKTLLSDKETIDGKQLNIALRLSNAYNYALPESGVDDAWLNEMLLRVDVLPPSLVLTQAANESAWGTSRFAKEGNNFFGQWCYSEGCGLVPLQRVEGATHEVAKFDSPQESIHAYFMNVNRNAAYEKLRKIRAKLTEEGKNLKSEDAAIALTNGLLGYSERGQDYVDDLQSMIQHNSDYWVTQ from the coding sequence ATGAAAAAATTTATAATTGTTTCTGTAGTTTTAGCTTGCTGGACATTTTACTATGTGCAAAATCACATGGTAAAAGAACCTCAGCCAGAAAAGAAAGAAATGACACAGAAGGTTGATGCAGTTGATTTAAACACAAAGAAAGAAAAATTCTTTGCGGCATTATGGCCGGGAATGCAAAAAGAAAATAAGCGTGTCGAGTCTGAACGTACACAGCTACTTGAAATGAAAACATTACTTTCAGATAAAGAAACAATAGATGGTAAGCAGCTCAATATTGCTTTACGTTTATCAAATGCTTACAACTATGCATTGCCTGAAAGTGGTGTTGATGACGCTTGGCTAAATGAAATGTTATTACGTGTTGATGTTCTTCCTCCATCATTAGTATTGACTCAAGCTGCAAATGAATCTGCATGGGGGACTTCTCGTTTTGCTAAAGAAGGCAATAATTTCTTTGGACAGTGGTGTTATAGCGAAGGGTGTGGCTTAGTGCCATTACAACGTGTAGAAGGTGCAACTCATGAAGTGGCAAAATTTGATTCGCCTCAAGAGTCCATTCATGCCTATTTTATGAATGTTAATCGCAATGCAGCTTATGAAAAATTGCGTAAAATTCGAGCAAAACTAACTGAAGAAGGTAAGAATTTAAAATCTGAAGATGCAGCAATCGCACTAACCAATGGTTTATTAGGCTACTCTGAACGTGGTCAAGATTATGTTGATGATTTACAGAGCATGATTCAACATAACTCTGATTATTGGGTGACTCAATGA